In one window of Thermodesulfobacteriota bacterium DNA:
- a CDS encoding helix-hairpin-helix domain-containing protein: MERKGKDFGYKPFVLLFTACLFIFFLKSYDSTPRPSFNDSPSNMESTGGGTAESRLVAGTPLDINTVTTDELTLLPGIGEALARRIVTRRTEIGGFDSVEELIEVNGIGEEKLASVRPFLKAGPDF, from the coding sequence ATGGAGCGTAAGGGGAAAGATTTTGGCTACAAGCCCTTTGTTTTACTCTTTACGGCCTGTCTCTTTATCTTTTTCCTCAAGTCGTACGACTCCACACCAAGACCCTCATTTAATGATAGCCCTTCCAACATGGAGTCTACCGGCGGCGGCACGGCGGAAAGTAGGCTCGTGGCCGGAACACCTCTGGACATAAACACCGTGACCACCGATGAGCTGACACTCCTGCCCGGCATAGGCGAGGCCCTCGCCCGGAGGATCGTTACGAGGAGGACCGAGATCGGCGGCTTCGATTCGGTGGAGGAGCTCATAGAGGTAAACGGGATAGGCGAGGAGAAGCTCGCCTCCGTCCGCCCGTTCCTCAAGGCG